Genomic window (Egicoccus halophilus):
CCAGCCCGCAGGTCGAACAGCTCGCGCGGCGACTCAACGGCGTCATCATCGCCCGTCAGTACGTCATGATCGACTACGACGTCCGGGTGGAGGCGGTCGACGACGCCTGTGCGCTCACGCCGGGGATCGAGTCGCCCACCGTCTCGCCCCTGCACGACAAGGGATGGGTCGCCGTGCGCGCCATGGTCGAGCGCAAGCAGACCAACCGCATCATGGACGAGCTGTGGGAGCTCGGCGCCCGCGGGATCCTGGTCACCGACATCCTCGCCTGCCGGCTGTAGTCGTGGCGCGCTCCGGCCACGTCGCCGAACTGCGGGCCCTGGTGGGCACGCGCCGGCTGCTGCTGCCCTCGGTGGGCACGGCGGTGTTCGACCGCGACCGGCTGCTGCTGGTCCGCCACGCCGACGGCAGCCACGACTGGGGCCTGCCCGGTGGGGCGATCGAGCCGGGCGAGCGACCCGCCGACGCGGCGGTGCGCGAGGTCCACGAGGAGACGGGACTGCACGTCGAGCTCCGCGCGCTGGCCGGCGTGCTCGGCGGCGCCGGCCGGGAGATCGCGTACGACAACGGGGACGTGACCGCCTACGTGACCAGCGTGTTCACCGCGACGGCACGCGACCCGGCGGCGCTGCGCGTCGACCCGCGCGAACTCGTCGAGGCGGCCTGGTTCGCACCCGGGGAGCTGGCACGGCTGTCGCTGCCGGCGTCCGCCGCGGAGGCGGTCGCCGCCGCCGTGGCGGTCCACGTCGACGGCGCCCCGGCGAGCTTCGCCCCGGCCACCTGGGACCCGCCCGGTCAGGCGCGGACCGACGCGTAGCGCTCCTCGCCCGGCACGGGCGCGTCGGGGGCGGCCACGACCGCCAACGACCGGGTCGCGCGCGTGACGGCCACGTACAGCTGGTGCAGGCCGACCGCCGACGCCTCGGCGATGCGGTCGGGCGCGACCACCACGACGTCGTCGAACTCGAGCCCCTTGACGGTGCGCGCGTCGAGCACCCGCACC
Coding sequences:
- a CDS encoding NUDIX domain-containing protein, with translation MARSGHVAELRALVGTRRLLLPSVGTAVFDRDRLLLVRHADGSHDWGLPGGAIEPGERPADAAVREVHEETGLHVELRALAGVLGGAGREIAYDNGDVTAYVTSVFTATARDPAALRVDPRELVEAAWFAPGELARLSLPASAAEAVAAAVAVHVDGAPASFAPATWDPPGQARTDA